In Thermodesulfobium sp. 4217-1, the following proteins share a genomic window:
- a CDS encoding AMP-binding protein: MKRELEEFLKLRDFILTSPSYEICRKDFKWPHLTKFNWALDYFDFIALNNEENALLFVDDEGREISASYDFLRKRSNQVANFLKEIGLQKRDRVMVVMENSVFLFEILLGIMKAGGVIIPAATMLPPEDIAERIETANIKFIFIDSDIAKKLSGIENVVNNHLSAIVNVGNHSGTILNQCKGKSPACLNYIEVDNFKEDYSPSFITYSTDEMYSFFTSGTTAKPKLVTHSHNYPVGHLTTLYWVGCTKGDIHYNISAPGWAKHAWSSIFVPWNAQATAFIYRYKGRFSAKGILSKIEKHKVTTLCAPLSVWKLFLIEDLKSYKFSLREIVSAGEPLNPEIIKKVKESTDLNLREGYGQTESTIMIGNFRGEHTKKGSMGKTAPGYDLSILSNQLDIKNFGEDGQIGVNIYPVKPLGNLSAYNDVGKNESVFKGGYYLSGDTAYMDKDGYFYFIGRTDDVFKSLDYRISPFEVESEIMEHHAILEVGVVPTTDEREIIVPKAFIVLKPDYIPSREMALEIFRFIRKHMAPYKRPRVIEFLEFFPKTVSAKIIRKDLKEYDQNVRKKKVKAEHEYREKDFLDELKGSV, translated from the coding sequence ATGAAAAGAGAGCTAGAAGAATTTTTAAAACTTAGAGATTTTATTCTTACTTCCCCTAGCTATGAGATATGCAGGAAAGATTTTAAATGGCCTCATTTGACAAAATTTAATTGGGCATTGGATTATTTTGACTTCATTGCATTAAATAACGAAGAAAATGCATTGCTGTTTGTGGATGATGAAGGAAGAGAGATTTCAGCAAGTTATGACTTTTTAAGAAAAAGGTCGAACCAGGTAGCCAATTTTTTGAAAGAAATTGGATTACAAAAAAGAGATAGAGTTATGGTTGTAATGGAGAACTCTGTGTTCTTATTTGAAATTTTGCTTGGGATAATGAAGGCAGGTGGAGTTATAATTCCTGCAGCTACCATGCTGCCGCCCGAAGACATTGCTGAAAGGATAGAAACTGCAAATATAAAGTTTATTTTTATAGATAGCGATATTGCCAAAAAGTTATCTGGTATCGAAAACGTTGTGAATAACCATCTGAGTGCTATTGTTAATGTTGGCAATCATTCTGGAACGATCCTTAATCAGTGTAAGGGTAAATCTCCTGCCTGTTTAAACTATATTGAAGTTGACAATTTCAAGGAAGATTATTCTCCCTCTTTTATTACATATTCAACTGATGAGATGTACTCTTTCTTTACATCTGGCACTACTGCAAAACCAAAACTGGTTACACACAGCCATAATTATCCTGTAGGGCATCTAACCACACTTTATTGGGTAGGCTGTACAAAGGGCGATATTCACTACAATATTAGTGCGCCAGGATGGGCGAAACATGCGTGGAGCAGTATATTCGTTCCATGGAATGCTCAGGCTACAGCTTTTATATATAGATACAAGGGCAGATTTAGCGCAAAAGGCATTTTGTCAAAAATAGAGAAACATAAAGTTACCACACTGTGTGCGCCGCTTAGTGTCTGGAAGCTCTTTTTGATCGAGGATCTGAAAAGCTATAAGTTTTCTTTAAGGGAGATAGTTAGCGCAGGCGAGCCGCTTAACCCTGAGATTATAAAGAAGGTTAAAGAAAGCACAGATCTCAATTTAAGAGAAGGATATGGTCAGACTGAAAGCACTATTATGATCGGAAACTTTAGGGGAGAGCACACTAAAAAAGGTTCAATGGGCAAAACTGCTCCAGGATATGACTTGAGCATTTTGAGCAACCAATTAGATATTAAAAACTTTGGTGAAGATGGGCAGATTGGGGTCAACATCTATCCAGTTAAGCCTCTTGGCAATCTGAGTGCATACAACGATGTAGGCAAAAATGAATCAGTCTTTAAAGGCGGTTATTATCTTTCTGGTGATACTGCTTATATGGATAAAGATGGATATTTTTATTTTATTGGAAGAACTGATGACGTGTTCAAGAGCCTTGATTATAGAATCAGCCCTTTCGAGGTTGAAAGTGAAATTATGGAACACCACGCAATTCTTGAGGTTGGAGTAGTGCCAACCACAGATGAAAGGGAAATAATAGTCCCCAAAGCATTTATCGTATTAAAGCCCGATTATATCCCGTCTCGTGAGATGGCTCTTGAGATATTTAGGTTTATTAGAAAACATATGGCTCCATATAAAAGGCCTCGCGTAATAGAGTTTTTGGAATTCTTTCCTAAAACAGTTAGCGCAAAAATAATAAGAAAAGACTTAAAAGAATACGATCAAAATGTGAGAAAGAAGAAGGTTAAGGCTGAACACGAAT